One genomic region from bacterium encodes:
- the flgL gene encoding flagellar hook-associated protein 3: MAFRISDDTTFRNSVRNSRFARFELYKLQAQLSSGKRINSVSDDPSDASRILALRRSSAQVEQYMRNVDAATARLEPIEQVLSTVTDLLSHVRELTVSADTETPQFDLIKSEVEERFDELLGLANTHFGNGYLFGGFDSASAPFTQTGAFVEGTVDLVNPAITFGGDSGVVKIQIGEGSTIDANVSGASVFMGDFDGDGSTDAGAVNLFALIRDVRNRLEDPTVAGDPVFGGTNPGPSETLDDLDNAIDQILAIRGGVGGRLNRLITTSNQFEGLKITRAAERSTLEDLDIIAAASELSVRENTYQASLAVTARIIQPSLLDFLG, encoded by the coding sequence ATGGCTTTTCGAATCAGTGACGACACTACCTTCCGAAACTCGGTGCGAAACTCGCGTTTCGCCCGCTTTGAACTCTACAAACTACAGGCGCAGCTCAGTTCAGGAAAGCGCATCAACTCCGTTTCGGACGACCCCTCGGACGCTTCGCGCATCCTCGCCCTGCGGCGCTCCTCGGCGCAGGTGGAACAGTACATGCGCAACGTCGACGCAGCGACTGCGCGTCTCGAACCGATCGAACAGGTCTTGAGCACGGTCACGGATCTTCTCTCTCATGTCCGCGAACTCACGGTCTCCGCGGATACGGAGACGCCCCAATTCGATCTGATCAAGTCCGAAGTCGAAGAACGTTTCGACGAGCTTCTGGGCCTGGCGAATACGCACTTCGGCAACGGCTATCTCTTTGGTGGCTTCGACTCCGCCAGTGCACCGTTCACTCAGACCGGGGCGTTCGTAGAGGGTACGGTCGATCTGGTCAATCCGGCGATCACGTTTGGAGGCGACTCCGGTGTCGTCAAGATTCAGATCGGTGAAGGCTCGACCATTGATGCGAACGTGTCCGGCGCTTCGGTGTTCATGGGAGACTTTGACGGTGACGGGAGCACCGATGCGGGAGCTGTAAATCTTTTTGCTCTGATTCGCGATGTACGCAACCGACTCGAGGATCCGACAGTCGCCGGTGACCCGGTTTTTGGAGGAACCAATCCCGGACCATCAGAAACCCTCGACGATCTGGACAACGCGATTGATCAGATACTGGCCATACGGGGTGGCGTCGGTGGCCGTTTGAATCGACTCATCACAACGAGCAACCAGTTCGAAGGTTTGAAGATCACGCGCGCCGCCGAGCGTTCGACCCTCGAAGACCTGGACATCATCGCTGCGGCCTCCGAGCTCTCGGTACGGGAGAACACCTATCAGGCTTCACTCGCCGTGACCGCCCGGATCATTCAACCAAGCCTGCTCGACTTTCTGGGCTGA